A window from Pagrus major chromosome 4, Pma_NU_1.0 encodes these proteins:
- the samd4a gene encoding protein Smaug homolog 1: MMFRDQVGVLASWFKGWNECEQTVALLSLLKRVSRTQARFLQLCLEHSLAECTELQVLEGEANNPGVISQWQGESKERVISLVLTHLPLLKPGNVEAKGEYMRLLPRILAHTIEHGHHLEESRQLLSYALIHPATSLDDRAALALWLNHLEERAAARGDSLERPPPSGPHHHHHQSTPPSTLSSSGSSSSTNTSSSGNLYSLHHHQRYGSDDRLNGWQSSRDSGLGGGWHQQQQGCENGHLLLYPSSSVPATINTVGTGGGGNTILTSGGGSQQHSPLKRSVSLTPPMSGPSNQPLGHVWLSQEDLRSARGPAPDHAPLSPQSSIASSGSGGSEHLEEAGLGGGSGLHRSSFHEEGSGMRDVPAWLKSLRLHKYAALFSTMTYDEMLSLTEEQLEAQKVTKGARHKIVISIMKLKERQNLLRSLEKDVLEGSNLRAPLQELHQMIMTPIKAFSGGEETSPQRPLLSPESKSAAPGSHLSGGGGGEAESGTSVIAEGDLPGQFTRVMGKVCTQLLVSRSDEDNISSYLQLIDKCLIHESFTETQKKRLLSWKQQVQRLFRSIPRKTLLDIAGYRPQRSRFGQSNSLPTASCVGSSVSARRSLRQFQMPSRSLPVARLGPLGSGGLLGPTPRSSSSTPTGPKQGRQGLWFANPGGSNSMPSRTHSSVQRTRSLPVHTTPQTMVMFQQSDVQLPVTEPDINNRLESLCLSMTEHALGDGADRTSTI, from the exons GGGTGATCAGCCAGTGGCAAGGGGAGTCTAAGGAGCGTGTCATCTCTCTTGTCCTCACCCACCTCCCGCTGCTCAAACCTGGCAACGTTGAAGCCAAGGGTGAGTACATGCGCCTTCTGCCACGCATCCTAGCCCACACCATCGAACATGGCCACCACCTGGAGGAGTCGCGCCAGCTCCTGTCCTACGCCCTTATCCACCCCGCCACCTCTCTGGACGACCGCGCCGCTCTGGCACTCTGGCTCAACCACCTGGAAGAGAGAGCCGCTGCCCGTGGAGACTCACTGGAAAGGCCTCCTCCTTCTGGgccacaccaccaccatcaccagtCCACACCTCCATCCACCCTCTCCTCATCAGGATCATCCTCCTCCACTAACACCTCTTCATCAGGCAATCTCTACTCGTTGCATCACCACCAGCGCTACGGCTCTGACGACCGCCTCAATGGGTGGCAGAGCTCCAGGGATTCAGGACTGGGTGGAGGctggcatcagcagcagcagggctgtGAGAACGGGCACCTCCTTCTATACCCATCATCTTCTGTGCCAGCAACCATCAACACGGTTGGAACTGGTGGAGGTGGTAACACTA TCCTGACGAGTGGAGGTGGCAGCCAGCAGCACAGTCCCCTGAAGCGCTCTGTGTCCCTCACACCTCCCATGAGTGGCCCCAGCAACCAGCCTCTGGGCCACGTCTGGCTGTCCCAGGAGGACCTACGGAGCGCGAGGGGCCCAGCCCCAGACCATGCACCTCTCTCACCCCAGAGCAGCATTGCCTCCTCGGGCAGTGGGGGCAGTGAACACCTGGAGGAGGCTGGTTTAGGAGGAGGTTCAGGTCTGCATCGCAGTTCCTTCCATGAGGAGGGCAGTGGCATGAGGG ATGTTCCTGCATGGCTGAAGAGTCTCCGTCTCCATAAGTATGCTGCTCTCTTCTCCACAATGACCTACGATGAGATGTTGTCACTGACTGAAGAGCAGCTAGAAGCACAG AAGGTCACTAAAGGAGCAAGACACAAGATTGTTATCAGCATTATGAAGCTCAAAGAGAGGCAGAACCTACTGCGCAGCCTGGAAAAG GATGTGTTGGAGGGCAGCAATCTGCGTGCTCCACTGCAGGAACTCCACCAGATGATCATGACACCTATCAAGGCTTTCAGTGGTGGCGAGGAGACCTCTCcgcagcgccccctgctgagCCCTGAGAGCAAGAGCGCTGCGCCAGGCTCCCACCTGAGTGGGGGTGGCGGAGGGGAGGCTGAGTCAGGCACAAGCGTCATCGCCGAGGGGGATCTACCCGGCCAATTCACTCGCGTCATGGGCAAAG TTTGCACCCAGCTACTGGTGTCGAGGTCAGATGAGGACAACATCAGCTCCTACCTACAGCTCATCGACAAGTGCCTTATCCATGAG TCCTTCACtgagacacagaagaagaggctgttgtcatggaaacaacAGGTCCAGAGGCTGTTCCGGTCCATTCCGAGGAAAACCCTCCTTGACATTGCAGGGTACCGACCGCAGAGGAG CCGTTTTGGCCAGTCCAACTCTCTCCCCACCGCTAGTTGTGTTGGGAGCAGTGTGTCGGCCAGGAGGAGCCTCCGCCAGTTCCAGATGCCCTCCAGGAGTTTGCCGGTTGCCAGGCTGGGCCCGCTGGGCAGCGGGGGGCTGCTGGGACCCACGCCCCGCAGCTCTAGCAGCACACCCACCGGCCCCAAGCAGGGGAGACAG GGTCTGTGGTTTGCCAACCCTGGAGGAAGCAACAGCATGCCCAGCCGGACCCACAGCTCGGTGCAGAGGACCCGCTCCCTGCCAGTTCACACCACACCACAAACCATGGTCATGTTCCAACAATCTG ATGTTCAGTTGCCGGTGACAGAGCCAGACATCAACAATCGCCTTGAGTCTCTGTGTCTGAGTATGACAGAGCACGCCTTGGGAG ATGGTGCTGACCGCACATCAACAATATGA